In Nostoc sp. UHCC 0926, a single genomic region encodes these proteins:
- a CDS encoding HlyD family efflux transporter periplasmic adaptor subunit produces the protein MARLQQAVSAVIARRQRAQVAVNPSNTEVTVATERIAQEKAGGESSKATSEKERQALVKQQIEIEKQLERDTSELKQAQIDLVQTTIAATADGIVSQVNLRNPGQTVRTGEELVQIVSTNAPQVLKAAVASENQSKLKIGQKVQMRVSACPYPDYGTLNGQVQAISPDAFGKAVPQAFAPQNNGTNASMSNATSSPKAAVPGAFYEVTIEPETLILGKKKNQCHIQLGMEGRADIISREETVLQFFLRKARLITDL, from the coding sequence ATGGCGCGGTTACAACAAGCAGTATCTGCTGTCATTGCTAGAAGACAACGCGCTCAAGTTGCCGTAAATCCAAGTAATACAGAAGTAACTGTTGCTACCGAGCGGATCGCTCAAGAAAAAGCTGGAGGGGAAAGCAGCAAGGCGACTTCAGAAAAGGAACGTCAAGCCCTAGTTAAGCAACAGATTGAAATTGAAAAGCAGTTAGAGCGTGATACTAGCGAACTCAAACAAGCTCAAATAGATTTAGTTCAAACCACGATCGCAGCTACCGCTGATGGTATAGTCTCCCAAGTCAATTTGCGAAACCCAGGTCAAACTGTGCGGACTGGCGAGGAACTGGTGCAAATTGTCTCCACGAATGCGCCTCAGGTTTTGAAAGCAGCAGTGGCATCTGAAAATCAAAGTAAGTTAAAAATTGGTCAAAAAGTCCAAATGCGGGTGAGCGCTTGTCCTTACCCAGATTATGGTACTCTCAATGGTCAAGTGCAGGCGATTTCTCCAGATGCGTTCGGCAAAGCCGTGCCGCAGGCATTCGCTCCTCAAAATAATGGCACAAATGCATCTATGTCTAATGCGACTAGTAGTCCAAAAGCTGCTGTGCCTGGTGCTTTCTATGAAGTTACTATTGAACCGGAAACTCTGATTTTAGGTAAAAAGAAAAACCAGTGTCACATTCAATTGGGCATGGAGGGTAGGGCTGATATTATTTCTCGTGAAGAAACGGTGCTGCAATTCTTTCTCCGTAAGGCGAGGTTGATTACTGATTTGTAA
- a CDS encoding sigma-70 family RNA polymerase sigma factor, giving the protein MQPRQGIVEIFSTFVQFDLDQFSGWATDAKLRRSMKVCLEGSSAEKSDTFWALYWYRVWQTQSSAVALAHLSAYLQEVCYWTARKFALNFLTQSSLADYFQMAIAHLDKILKTFNPQCSSHLKAYAELAFEWSIKDVLRLRRETEICSDWALLHKLSRKRLVQSLQNIGFNTQSIESYVLAWECFKELYTGDNAKIRQLTKPDAVTWEAITNLYNAERLSRLSSPTPGVNPQTIETWLLSSGKAARTFLYPKVVSADAPLKEEDDGNLLDILPAGLPTSLLTEIIEQEEAANTRNQQAQLNQVLHQAIAALDAKSQQLLQVYYGQKLTQTEIATQLEIKQYTVSRRLASIKKSLLLTLTQWSQNTLHISPKSDVIDAINTSLEEWLKVQYSHTQMQ; this is encoded by the coding sequence ATGCAACCCCGACAGGGCATTGTTGAAATCTTTTCTACGTTTGTGCAGTTCGATCTAGACCAATTTAGTGGTTGGGCAACAGATGCGAAACTGCGACGCAGTATGAAAGTTTGCCTGGAGGGGTCGTCAGCTGAGAAATCAGATACCTTTTGGGCACTTTACTGGTATAGAGTTTGGCAGACTCAATCGAGTGCTGTGGCACTGGCACATCTTTCTGCTTACTTACAAGAGGTGTGCTATTGGACTGCAAGAAAATTTGCCCTCAACTTTCTCACACAATCATCTCTAGCAGACTATTTTCAGATGGCGATCGCTCATCTTGACAAAATCCTCAAAACTTTCAATCCTCAATGCAGTTCGCATTTAAAAGCCTATGCAGAATTAGCTTTTGAATGGAGTATCAAGGATGTACTGCGCTTACGTCGGGAAACAGAAATTTGCTCGGACTGGGCTTTATTGCATAAACTCAGCCGTAAACGATTGGTGCAGTCATTACAAAATATAGGCTTTAATACTCAAAGCATCGAGAGTTATGTTTTAGCCTGGGAATGCTTTAAGGAACTCTACACAGGTGACAACGCAAAAATTCGCCAGCTTACCAAACCAGATGCTGTGACTTGGGAGGCTATTACTAATCTTTATAATGCAGAACGTTTAAGCCGATTGAGTTCACCCACTCCCGGAGTCAATCCGCAAACCATAGAAACCTGGCTATTATCTTCTGGTAAAGCTGCTCGTACCTTCCTTTATCCTAAGGTTGTTTCCGCAGACGCTCCCCTCAAAGAAGAAGATGATGGTAATTTATTAGATATATTGCCTGCGGGTTTGCCAACATCTTTACTAACGGAAATTATTGAGCAGGAAGAAGCTGCAAATACAAGAAATCAGCAAGCTCAGTTAAACCAAGTTTTGCACCAAGCGATCGCTGCTTTGGATGCAAAGTCACAACAATTACTGCAAGTTTACTATGGTCAGAAGCTGACTCAAACAGAAATTGCTACACAGTTAGAAATTAAGCAATATACTGTTTCTCGTCGGCTGGCTAGCATTAAAAAGTCATTGCTACTGACTCTAACGCAGTGGAGTCAAAACACTTTGCATATTTCTCCTAAATCCGACGTAATAGATGCCATAAACACAAGCTTAGAGGAATGGCTCAAAGTCCAATATAGCCATACCCAGATGCAATGA
- a CDS encoding DUF1822 family protein: MFNVPPSFTIDSQQLYLEIPQSPEMQEQPYSTAGACQRGWINQICLQAFLPWFKEEIAPTARLYPNRAALASFWEVVNGTAITFDSDRLVLIPTLAMDGDELRVPQEWVDIPEWVADYYVAVQVNPDDGWMKIFGYTTHQILKTKGVYDAGDRTYSLESEDLIPDINVLWVTRQLNHPEALRAEIAPLAPIAKTQAENLLERLGHPDVKFPRLAVPFSLWGALLAHSGWRKKLYELRQGLLMQWSIPQCLQTGVANLAQQWGWEKREFVVVPAGMRSAEPVIGLSRQIRVAQNTYELRIFPKAASQNHVWRFELRSTTPGGQIPAGFKLRLLTEDLQAFENNQDTTTTSVDMLYLEVILELGEGLVWEIEPAPEDYDREILRF; encoded by the coding sequence ATGTTTAACGTACCTCCCTCATTCACTATTGACTCACAGCAGTTATATTTGGAAATTCCCCAATCTCCAGAGATGCAAGAACAACCCTACTCAACAGCTGGTGCTTGTCAACGTGGGTGGATAAATCAAATTTGCTTACAAGCTTTTTTGCCTTGGTTCAAAGAGGAAATTGCCCCCACCGCTAGGCTTTATCCCAACAGGGCGGCATTGGCGAGTTTTTGGGAAGTAGTCAATGGCACAGCGATTACTTTTGATAGCGATCGCCTTGTATTAATTCCCACCCTCGCTATGGATGGTGATGAGTTACGCGTACCGCAGGAATGGGTAGATATTCCAGAGTGGGTTGCTGACTACTACGTAGCAGTACAAGTCAATCCCGATGATGGCTGGATGAAGATTTTTGGCTACACAACCCATCAAATTCTGAAAACAAAAGGGGTTTATGATGCTGGAGACCGTACTTACAGCTTGGAAAGTGAAGATTTAATTCCAGATATCAATGTGCTGTGGGTTACACGCCAACTTAATCATCCAGAAGCCTTACGTGCCGAGATTGCACCTTTAGCTCCTATTGCCAAAACCCAGGCAGAAAACCTCTTAGAAAGGTTGGGTCATCCCGATGTAAAATTCCCGCGTTTGGCAGTTCCGTTTTCACTGTGGGGCGCACTCCTAGCACATAGCGGCTGGCGAAAAAAATTGTATGAACTGCGTCAGGGTTTACTCATGCAGTGGTCAATTCCGCAATGCTTGCAGACAGGAGTAGCCAATTTAGCTCAACAGTGGGGATGGGAAAAAAGAGAATTCGTTGTGGTGCCTGCCGGAATGCGGAGTGCAGAACCAGTTATAGGCTTGTCTCGGCAAATAAGAGTTGCACAAAATACATATGAGTTACGTATTTTCCCAAAAGCTGCTTCTCAGAACCATGTTTGGCGCTTTGAATTGCGAAGTACAACTCCTGGTGGTCAAATTCCTGCTGGGTTTAAGCTCCGACTACTGACGGAAGACTTACAAGCTTTTGAGAATAATCAAGATACGACAACAACTTCTGTGGATATGTTGTACTTGGAAGTAATTTTGGAACTAGGAGAAGGATTGGTTTGGGAAATAGAACCCGCACCTGAAGACTATGACCGAGAGATTCTGCGGTTTTAA